In the Amblyraja radiata isolate CabotCenter1 chromosome 13, sAmbRad1.1.pri, whole genome shotgun sequence genome, one interval contains:
- the LOC116979492 gene encoding succinate receptor 1-like: MDSAMNSCLDINPQLDKYYLTSLYGIQFVLGLVGNIFVIWAYLFCLKEWKCCNIYLFNLSISDLLFTCTLPLFVSYYNSGNQWPYGIQVCKIYKCILHSNMYASILFLTCISWDRYLLVTSPLKVHCIQTKFNAIIICLCIWAFVTVEMIPMVAIFDRVGAPNNTTSICADYASSGNAKWNLIYSLYLTVFGFLLPLCVIIIMYVRIARVLKKMGRESSGISVNKPLRMAILAITIFALFFTPYHVMRNVRIVTRLDGVHMSKCGESVVRAVYTITRPVAFLNSITNPLLYFMMGDKFREQVVDKLQSIFSRIRKASNKNENSSDNIVNVNKSNV, from the exons atggactcg GCAATGAACAGCTGTTTGGACATCAATCCCCAGTTGGACAAGTACTATCTTACAAGTCTGTACGGAATACAGTTTGTTTTGGGACTTGTGGGCAACATTTTTGTAATATGGGCTTATTTGTTCTGTCTGAAAGAGTGGAAGTGTTGCAACATCTACCTTTTCAATCTATCCATCTCAGACCTACTCTTCACTTGCACACTCCCCTTGTTTGTAAGCTACTACAACAGCGGTAACCAGTGGCCCTACGGTATTCAGGTTTGCAAGATTTATAAATGCATCCTCCACTCCAACATGTATGCAAGCATCTTGTTTCTCACCTGCATTAGTTGGGATCGGTACCTCCTGGTCACAAGCCCCTTGAAAGTCCACTGTATTCAAACAAAGTTCAATGCCATTATCATTTGTTTATGCATCTGGGCTTTTGTTACAGTGGAGATGATTCCTATGGTCGCAATTTTTGACAGAGTCGGAGCCCCAAACAACACGACTTCCATTTGCGCTGACTATGCCAGTTCAGGAAATGCCAAGTGGAATCTGATTTACAGTTTGTACCTCACTGTGTTTGGTTTCCTTCTGCCCCTGTGTGTCATCATCATCATGTACGTTCGAATTGCCCGCGTCTTGAAGAAAATGGGTCGGGAGAGCAGTGGGATCAGCGTAAACAAGCCTCTCAGGATGGCCATACTGGCCATCACTATCTTCGCCCTGTTCTTCACACCCTACCACGTGATGCGCAATGTCCGCATCGTGACCCGACTGGACGGCGTACACATGTCCAAGTGTGGCGAGTCTGTTGTGAGGGCCGTCTACACCATCACCAGGCCAGTGGCGTTCCTCAACTCAATCACCAACCCGCTTCTCTACTTCATGATGGGCGACAAATTCAGGGAGCAGGTTGTCGACAAGCTGCAGAGCATCTTCTCAAGGATACGGAAGGCCTCAAATAAGAATGAAAATAGCTCTGACAACATCGTTAACGTCAACAAAAGCAACGTATGA